The Anopheles gambiae chromosome 2, idAnoGambNW_F1_1, whole genome shotgun sequence genomic sequence TCGCTTCATTAAACAGCAACGTCCGATGGCGATGTGGCCGGTTCGAGCTCGGAAAACGATGAAGGCTTGCGGTTGAATCACGTCGGCGGTCTCGGTGGCAGTGGCGTTGGCAGCGGCAATGGTAGCAACGGCGGTGGTGGAGACCACCAAACGTCTCCATTCGGCCGACGGCATTTTACCCGCGACTCCGGCTGCTACGAAGGCTCGCCGGTACCGTCGTCGCAAGGTTCGCACAATTCCCATtcctaccagcagcagctgcatcatcttcaacagcagcaccagcagcagctacaaTCGCACAACAACGGCCAACCGTTGCAGccgttgcagcagcagcagcaaccgcacgGCAACATGGCCACGCTAATGGgcacgcatcatcatcaccttcaccaccatcacctgtCCGACAATGAGACGAACAATCTCGATTCGGTGGTGGCCCAGTGCTCGAACGAGATACTGAAGCGTGTCGAGTCGGCCCGGCGCTACAACGGTACGACCGAGCGCGGCTCGTCCAAAACGATGAACAGCAGGACGATGGCAAAGAAGGGCGGCTTGCTGGGCGGTGGTGGCAGCGATGGTAGCGGTGGCATGGTGATGGTTGGCGGGGGCGGTGTtaccggcggcagcagcggcggggCACTGAGTGAAAAGTCAAGCGACTCGGgtgttagcagcagcagcctctcGTCCGGACCGGCCAAGGGTAGCGGCGGCCTCTAGCGGCCAGTCCGTGCCGCTATGATGACCACGTACGAAGATGCGACCGTGCGGATGCTTTCGTGCTGTCCTTCGTTGCTACCGCCGGACCTGTTCGAAGGGGCGGAACGAGGTCTGGCGTCCGACATCGAGCGGTAAGTGGGAAGAGGTGTGTTGGAGTTGACAGGCATCGGTATCGTTCCACCGGCCAAAGTAGGCTGTATCCTTTTCCGTTGCTGTGTGTATATGCAAAGCAACACGCAGCGTAACGCGCACAATCGTAGTTCTAGCAGTGTGTATACTACCATAAGTTTCAACCAAGAAAATGCATCGCCGAGCGAAGAATCCGTGCAGTGATTTAATGGGAACATAAATTCACACATTCTCTTCCTACCGTTGAGGCTTCCCATCCACATGCTCCACACTGCCCAAAGAAGTGTACAGGAAAAGGGGGAGTGAAGCGAGGGCGATGGTCGTAACGTGATGATGAGCGACAGCTTCAATCAGCAAACGAGCTAGTGAATAGGACGAAAAGGACTGTGGAACACCCACCACGTGGAGAACCCCCAGTGTGATGTGTGATGAACGTGTTAGAGTGGAAAAGGGACACGCGATAGTGCGTTCGGTGCGTGCAAAGGCAATGCGCTATGAGAGTGCGTGAGTGCGGACAGGTTGGGCGGCACTGGACCGAGTGTAGGCAccggattgtgtgtgtgtgtgtgtatatgcgtGTGTGCCAGGCTCGATATATTGTGATTTGTGATTGTTATTGATGGTTGTTGACGTGCGCGAATGTGTATGAAATACGAAATAAAATCAACCCGGAACCGGAATGAAACGGTCGTGTGGCGGCTAGTAGGTATGTGACGAGTAAGCGAATGGGGGATGGCGGGATGGGAATGGAaattttgtgatatttttgaCAAACGGAACCAGACAAACGAACTAACGCGGTAGCAGAACCAGCATGAACAGAACAGTCAGCACCAATGCAATAGCATTATTACATTAAGGGAGCTGGGACGGAGCAGAATAATTGCAAAACAGACAACAAGCGAACAGGCCAACAAATGCAGATAGAAGctgaaatagaaaatattgGTAGGTGGGGGTACTGGAGGGGTTGTTGAGTGCGGACGCGACTAGggtaaaaaagaaaccaagAGAAACTATTCATTACTACTAGCACGATTACGCACGTTGTCTAGTTAGGGTTTTGTTGATATTAGTTTATGTGTTAGCTGATCACTGATTGCTGTTATTCATACGTTGATTTAAAGCGTAATAGTGCTTGCACGCAACGGTTTGCGAGGGCATTCTTTATGTATTTCGGATCGTGGGACGATTTATTGAAacatgcaacaacaacaacaacaaaaaaccaaagtCATTTGCAACAATCTTGTCCGGTCGGGGACAGATCGAGGCGCAAAACAGAGAACGAATCAAATTGTGTAATTAAAACGATGCGCTTCGAAAACGCGTGTAGTATGTATCGATACGATTAAACAACAGagtggatgaaaaatgtacATTTTAAAACTCTTTGACATACGGAAATCAAAGCAATAGTGTAGCAACAGAgggatgtgtgtgagtgattgTGCGTGTGGTTAGAACAATGAAGTAGGACGAAGCAATTAGTTTGTCTTGCGATGAAGTAATACGCTTCACCTTACCGCATACCGATTCGGCCACCGACTCTACCCGACCAGTCCCGAACGGTTCGACCAGCCAGTGGAAGTGGTTAAACAATCAAAACTTTAGCCAACGATTACACAACCTTATCACCgcctttccttctttctcgACCAGAGTGTACATAGATACGTGTATGCTTTCCTACCGGATGGGGGGATTGCAACTGTTTTCATGGTTATATAGTATAGCATAATTTAGCACCTCTGCCCACGTGGCGAACGATAAGATCGGTTTGCCGGGAGGGGAAAAGGGTTAATTGTAAAGCAAAGAGTTCATCGTGTTAGGACTAATCGTCGGAGCCTGTGGTCTAGGGTTGCGAATAATCATTCCACACAAGTCACTATTTTTAAGACAGCTAGCTCGATCCAAGGCAATCCGCAATATCGTCGCTTTTTTCTATTTCGTCCGATCCACCTTCCCGAAAAGACCAGATTGCTCAACCCGCACAGTGGCGCGAGAGGTAGCTTATgtaaagacaaaacaaaaaatgccccTTCAAAAGCAACGCATTTTAATCATCGTTATCGGATATCCATATAATGAACTGTTTGCTCTTCAAATGTCGCATAAAGGATTACACAAACGGCGCGTACACAGTCCGGCTAAGCACGAGTACGTACGCGATTGTGTACCGTAGCAAAATTTGCGATTGTGCACAAGCAAGTGATAATCGAAAGAATGCAGTAAAAAAGAATATCGATGGGATAGTAAACAATTCTTGGTGGGAAAAGAAGAGGAACACGTTGAGAAACAAATACGAACATCATATCGGAAATGAAAAATCTagccaaaaccaaaccaaatcaCTTATTGCATAGACTAAATGGAAATGTTTTAGACAATGGAAGAAGTAATGCAAAATTATAAGATTAAATCGAAATGAACGAAAACAATCGCTAACACGAGTatgcaaaatttaaaaataacaaaaacacacacacacacattagacAATTTGAATACGTGACCGCTCTTAAAGACACTGGTCAGGGTTTCATTAAGCatgtaatttaatatttaaaaatttaaaaagtcCAAACTATGATACTTCCGATTGGCGCGTACAAcgaaaacgaacgaacaaacaGAGACACAGAGCTAAATGgggagaaagaaagcaaaaacggTTACGATGTGTGGCTGCTATTGAGGTTGTGCGGAGTGAGCTtggaataaatgaaatagtaagcaattcttttcatttcaatcgacacaaacacgcaatAAGCTTGCTCTCTCCCATTCACTGTCTGCGTGTGTTGTTGGCTGACTGAAGCAGGACGACGAACGAGGTGAGATGCGAGTTTGAGAATTCAATCAGTACATGAGGAAGCGAAAGCTAGGACAAGAGCAACTTATACAGATATTTATGGATAGAACCGAGGAATCAAATTATATtagcaaaataaattaactgCTCTATGATGGGGAGACAAATATTGTGGATAGTGCCAGCAGGGCAACGGAATGAAAAGCTCTAGCTAGAAGCACAGCGCCAACAACGATCATGCGTTGCGAAGAAATGGTTGAAAAGTGAAGgaaatacaaaatataaaatcaattacatTCGGTGGTAGTGTGTTGTGATGAAGTAacgaaggaaagaaaacgcaCATTCTGATTGATTTTGCTCGCTGAAAATGGAACAAACCCCGGGTGcgcgtgtttttattttcttccaaCAGCCTCCTCCGCTTCGACGGGTACTGTCAGCCGAATCGATTCCTCCGGCTTTGCATCGGAACCGTCGTGCCGCTTGTCGGTGTTACTATCCGCCTCCCGAGTAACCTGCGGTGCTTTCGGTAGCGACCAGAAGCGTTGATTTTTGCCAAACTTTTGCGCCTCCTCGATCGTGTTCGGTAGCGATTGGTGCAGCGTTTCCGGCAGGAAGAGGGCCGCCAGTATGCCGACGGCGGACGAAAGTCCCATCACCAGGAACGGGTAGCGCACGTCGTACTCGGTACCGAGGTGAACCACGTACGGGCCAACGATGCCAAAGATGGTGGCCGCGATCGTACCGACCGCCATGCCCGTTTGCCGCAGACAGGTCGGATAGATCTCGATCGACTGCAGGTTAACGCCGAAGAACGTGATGCTGATGCAAAACTTGACGAACGTGGTCAGTACCGTGGCCGCCATTTCGTTGGCCGGATCGCGCACAATCAGCACCAGTACGAGGCAGACCGCGGTGGCACAGCACAGAGCCATCGCGTTCGTTGCTCGCCGTCCAAAGCGGTCGGCCGCACGCTGTCCCGCAAAGGCTGCCGGCACCTCGATCAGCCCCTGGTACATGAAGTTAAGGAACGGGTTGCCATCCATGCGTGAgctcagcagcaccagcgtAAAGTACGTCACGCTGCACACCGTCCtaaaggaagagagagagagagagtggcaTTTAGAAGAACATCGAACGGAGCGACAAGTATTGTCGGTGGAGGCGTATTACCAGCACAGGATAACTAGCATCGTATTTTTCGCCATCCGCCAGCCGTTGAACAGGGAGGCGAGTCCGTACACCTTGTCGGTTCGATGGTTGGCTAGACGCTTTTCCAGCACACGCTCATCGAACGCCAGCTCCCGGATGCCGTTGATGGTTGCAATTTTGCGGAACTGCACCATTGCCTCGCGGTAGTTTCCGCGTGTTGCAAGCCATCGGGGTGACTCTATTGTGTAGCTGTTGAGATGAGTAAGGATGGACATGTCTGGTAAGTATTGTAAGATGGGGTTGGTTATTTTAGATTTTACGGaatttgataacatatttgaAATAAGATTGTTTCCTATCAGGGCGTCTTCTACGATGAGTCATAACTTTAATCCTATGACAATATTTTTGGAATAATTTATTCCAATATAGTCACTTGTTATTGGTCTTCCGGATACGTAATGTGAATGTAAACTGACTATTATTCAATTTTAGTTGAATCATCTTCATACATCGTTTTCGAACCTCAGAATTTCACTACCACATGCATATCGTTTGATTAGAGATCtatatcagttttttttacaaagggatattttgtttttaaagccAAACAGAAACAACATTTCATCCAATAACAATTACACGAAAGcttcgaattctggttgatcatCGTTTGAATGATTGTGTTTATATCAACAGTTTATGAATAAACTGTTGGATTCCGTTGATTAGGGGTGGAACTCCATAGGGCACtgtaaaatctttttttttttttatttacaggATTTACCTAGCCAATTCGGCATCATAAAGCGTTATCAGTCGCCCTAAATACTCATTCGGGTGaagtaaaccctcaattggagACTGTTATTactattcgggccttgtgaagtatgaaatCTGAATTTTCTAGTTAACTAGATGTAAAATAATGCTTTTTGCGTGTAGTTTAACTGATCTATACCGATCTAACTGATTAATATTTTGAAGTTAAGTTAATTtaagttaaattaattaaaattgttcaattttgcgaccaagacttTTGCGAATAAGATTTTTTCGATTAAGAATTTTTTCTACCAAACATATTTTAGGCCGCTTTCATTCTTCACTAAGTCCGATTCATACGTCACAAGTCTCGAATAGAAATGATAGTGctcaattgagggtttacgtcgtCCGAATGAGTATTGCCAGCCAAAAAATGGATAGATCTTAAGTGGATTGTTAAGTAAAATTAACGTTCGATTAGTACGTGTAGTGCGGCCTTTATCGTTAAGCTGCAAACGGCGCTACAGATATGGTGTAATGAGGGAAGCATTATGGATTGATTGTCGTTTACTCCCGAATGCCCGCAATCTCCCGAACGTGGATAAGGTAAATGGGACACTCTTTCACTGAACCCCGAACGAGTGATTTTTCTGtgtcgaaataaaataaaaaaaatcaataccgCTTAAACAACGTTTGTTTAGTTCACGTTTAATAAACTATCGGAACATAGAAGGAGCCTGTTGCCAACGTCGCAACAGGTATATATTCCaaaatatttagaaaaaaaataaaattttactgtCTTTCCAATGCTAGTCTATAAAGCATAATTTTGCCAATCCgtcattaaaatataaaacatgtATCAACAAATTTCAGgataaatagtttaaaaacgCTGCATTGCTGCCTGAAATGTACATGCAGGATAAAACGGAAATGTCCACAGGGTGAAATATGCATATATTTTACTAGTATGTCGTAtccaaaatattaaaataatattgtgTTGAACCCCTAGGCAGCAATTTCACGAATTTTCATGCATAATATATCAGAGAATAGAAGTCTATTGCAGATGTCACGAAGTCAAAAGCCGACtaattacacacacaaataggAAGCAATCAATATTCGAGTTTCTGGGAAACATAATTCAACTCATTTTCACTTAATAGgtagtttcgttttgtttgtataGCACAACAGAATTTATATGGAAAAGCAATTCGTTTTCATGATCACCATTTTGACAGAGTCAACAGTTGAGTGATAAACGATTTAATTTACAACTTAACTCGCTATTTGTGTTATTGTGTTCAAACATGATTCCCTCCAGCTTGTAATGCTCGTTTTTCTGCGAAACAAGGAAATACAaacgtttgaaaaaaaaaaacattaaaagctATCTGCATCagcacccatcctgtcaaacaTCACAACTTTAAAGCGCCATTTCATCGCAGCCACTGCTCATAAACGGTTCACTCGGGCCAGCTGTTTTCACTCACGGTGCTGTGTGTGCCAACAAGTTAGCGGGCGGCAAGTCCGGGCGCCTGGTGCTTTGCATCGTGCATGCACGAGCACAAATTAAAAAGTTTTATTTCCCTGCACCGTGCGCGACAACATTGTTGCATTTTCAATCAAGATGCCTTCTGGCGCCGGCTGGCATATACACATTTGCGAACGAAACAAGCGCTTTCGGGAAAAAGTTACGTTGATGGAATGCTTTCCCCTTGCTTGAAGCATCCAACCTTAGTTGCCTAGTTCCCTCCCGGAACCGAAACGGAACTATGCACGGCTGCTTCCGGTGGAGCAAAGAATGCATTTCCCTGATTTTTTTGTCATATATTCCGGAGAGTATAAAGCGCTGCAGGAACTGGTATGCACAAGCGAGTTGCATAAAACGGTGCTTTTACAAATAGTACGACGCTGTGTCGTGCGTGAGTCGTAAATGACGCAGGACCGTTGCAAACCCCACCACTAAACAACCGTCTTCCGAAGTTCGGCAAACTGCAGTGCACTGATTGCCCgcagcagaagcaaaaaatgTCCAACTGGTTCATGCAAAAACGAGTAAATTTCTTCGCAGAATTACGCTTAAATGAACTTAGCCGATGACATGCGTTTGACACACTTTCGGACAAAGTGCAGATAGTAGGTTTGGGCACGGGAAGAGATGATTGCACCGCTACAGCGGTAGTTGGGGTAGCTCCATGGCACACCGGCCGACTGTGAGCGAACCTGCGACTTACCTCGGTATGAACATGAACAGCACGATCGGCATCGTTACAATCAGCAGCGCCCAGAACCAGTCCTTGGTGGCCCAGAACACCATCGGCAGAATGCACAGCCCGGTCGTCCAGCCGATGCACTGCATCATCGAAATGTGGCCGCGTCGttcactgcaaaccatgcaaaacaacacaaaaaagcggtAAATCCTCATTTCAACGGTGTCGGGTGTTCAATTTGTCGGTGTCCACTACGGGCGCCCGATCGGGGCGCCACTGTTTGTCAATTGCCGTGGGGTGCGGCCGTTACCTCTTCGATATCTCCATGGCGATGATCAAAGGTGCCTGGAAGATGGAGTGTGCCGTCAGGCTGCCGACGACGGCCGCGATGCAAAACACGACGTAGTAGGCGGCGGTAAACATCGAAACCAGCCGGCCAACCGTAATGATCAGTATGCTCAGGTAGAACACCGGCCGGCGGCCTAATCTGGGTGAACAGGGGTGAATGGGGGAAATCGTTAGCTGTATCAACTGACAAACTGCGCAGGGGACGGCGGCAGCGGGTGGTGTGCTTACGTGTCGCCGAGATGGCCAAAGATGACTGTGCCGAAAAGTTCGCCCAATCGGTTGTAGATGAAAATGTTCGTCTCCCGGAAGCCCTTGTCGCAGATCCAATCGTACTCGGTGATGGGCGTCCGGTCGTAGTACGTTCGATCGTACTCGTAGCCATAGGCGCAGTCTGTAATTGTGTGATAGGTGCATCGATAAAAAAGCGACAGAGAAATTAAAAGGGTTGGTGAATTTGGTGTCGCGTGCATCGCCAAAGGGTTGGCGAACGTTTTATGACAGTTGAATGTTTTAATGGAAACAATGAACAATTTAGTACTTCACTTTCGGTTTATACAAAGCATTATCAAACTTCATTCGATGTATAAATTATGAGTTCGAACTATGAACTCTGTTAGTTCATAAAGATActtcaacaaaattataaaGCAATTTTCGTTTTATCGTGCTGTTTTCATGGATTACAGAAGTATTTAGCAGTGATTGTACGTTACTATCAAGAAGCTATTCCACTCAATGTACTTACACTCTAAAGTATAaaagtatttttaaacatattcCAACAAATCCTGTACATtcatgagcaaaaaaaaaacattttttcaacAACTTGTATCCCCTGCTTCACCCTGCACAGCTGTGCGTACACATAGACCGGTATTTTCCAATCGATTACACCGCGGCTGTTTCCTGCCCACACAAAACGCTAATTTCACCGTTCACTGCCAGTTCCGCTGATGATCGACTAAATTCACGCAACCAGCATTGCAGCGCTTTCATATCATAAAAAGCCCAGAAAAGAATGGAAAGTAGAAAAAACAGTTAGAAAAACGTTGCCACCGCCCAGCGCGAGTTTATTGAACATTGAGAGTGTGTTTtgagaaaatggaaattttctgGCTATTAAATCCGGGAATTTCACTTGCCAAAATGATGCCGTTTAGTGTTTGCCGTGGCTGTGGCGGACTGAAGCCTCGCCGATGAGTGGGGTAGCTTTTGGGAAACGATTTTACCGTAAGTGGTAGAATAATATCATCTTTCAAAGAAAGCTACTGTTTGGCCAAACGCATGTGTTGGGGATTCTATTTGCTCTCGACACGTTTGGCACGCGTTGAAATGTGAAATTCTTCGAACGGAATGTCGaaaagtgttgtgtttttactTGCAAATGTGAAGAAGTGTGATCCAAGAAGAATGGGACTAGAAGCGGAAAATGGCTGGCATAAGAGAACTGCTAATCACATGGAGGTATAGCATGTCAAAAACCGGAGTAGTGAAAAGCCTAATTTCGATTGATTCGAATAACTTCCAGTAGGTTTTGCTTGTAACGAAACCAACAAAAATGATGTAAATACGATGTTATAAAAAATTACTTATAACAGTTCAGTATAAAACAGTTCATGAGCCTTCTGAAGGGATTTTATCTCGTGTCTTTCGAATGagtttttatcattatttattaatcgattgattgagGATTGCTTAAACATTGTTCGTTCCTTCCATGTCTCTGTTTCTTTCCTCCCTTTTCTTTAAttccttcctttttgcttCTTGCTTCTTGCTACGACCAGATTTTCCAGGACCTGTATAATTCTAACTCatatttaatatttcttttaaacTGTTAAGAAAACCAAAGCTTTCAGAAATATCAGCAAATTAGCCGTAAGTGAAATGACGCATACAGGGATTTGCTAGCTATTAACAAAGTATTTGTTTATAGTTTCTTTCTAAGTCATTTCTTTAAAAACCTAATTTGTTTAGTCTGTTTATGTTAGAAATAATCTAATCGCAATAAATAAATctattaaatataaataatcaaatcgTAATAAATGAACTATAGAAACTTCACTTCAAAGCTCCATACTCTTGAATATAGGTATGGCTGGTTATTTTTAAGGactaatataatatttttaaggACTAAGGGCTAATATAGGGTATGACACATTTTCGCTATTGACAACATCCATCCAATATACAACAGCATATATAACAGTGCAATGAGTAGTTTCATAGAGGGTCTCTTTGCTCGATAGGGGCCTCATGGATGAAGGGGTCAAACCTTCAAAAAGACCTCCATTTCTTTTACTGCTTATAGCACCGCCCCCACTCCCTGAATCCGCCACTGATCAAACCAACAGAAGAGGAAATTGCTTATTATTAAATTGCTTGCATACGAAATCAAGAGCGGTAAATTAAATTGATCATCTGATTCAAACGGGAAATCATCAAAAAATATCACTCTACACGATCGGAAAAAAATCGGTATTATAAAAGCTTATTAGAGACTTGTTTGGTTGACTTGAGACATTGCTTCCAAATTGATTAAAAATCGCTTTGTTTGTCAAATCAAATTGCAACGTGAGACTCAGAAAGTCTCGCACAATTGTATAATTATTCCCACGTGTTGTGTATCgtaattctttaaaaaaaattgacaaTGTTATGGAAGGTAGTGCTTGTGTAATGTTTCTCATATTTCTGTGCAATTTGCTAATCCCACACTTTTTACAGtaaattattgcaaaaaatccattaattgtttaaacattaattgtgtaaaattaatTGTATCACAAAAATTTCATTGAACATGTAttaaaatttcctttttattagCATGTATTAATGTGTCAACACCCATATATTGAATTACACTACCCACGAAGTTACTTTACAACTACCTATCTACCATGGAAACATTCACCGTTTTgtgcgcttcagcccgtgcatGTTAAGTGAATGAATTTAATCTGCCTGCATGGGGATATAGTACTGCTGTAAAATAAATCCCATCGTAATTTCCTTTCCGCGACTGCATTAGGTGCGCTGTGAACTACTAACAGAATAGTACCTCTCGATTGGTGTGCTTCTGGATCCGCTGCAGTCCAGTTCATTGGTTTTCTGATTTtgctcacacacagacacacagaaaaacacaaacggaaatTTCGACGCTGCTAGAGGTTTCTCTTTCGTGCTTGCCGTATACAAGTCAGGGCGAAACACTAAATTTAGCAACATCTTTGCCTCGGTGAAggccaaaaaaacacacaaaaaacacatgccATGCGTCTCGGTTCGAGTGCAAGCACGTTGgcgttttttccctttttaaaGGCAAGCAGAGTGAAAAGTTTacaatactttaaaaaaaggaatgaatACCACCAGGTTCGTGGGTCCTTGTGTAACGGTTCTCAGACAACAAAGAGGCTGTCTAGAGTGGAGCAAGGAATCTGCGATTCAACTTCAAGTCTACGTTCATTTATATTTCGTTTTCTGTTGCCTTGATCTGAGAAGTGAAggcattttttttcctcttgaAGCATCTGCAAGGTGGATTGGGGGTGTTTAactttttatgatattttacattccgattttttgtgtttcatttcattccaaCAGTAATGTAAAAGGATCCATTGGTATAGGATGTTACATTTGTACTAGTAGTTATTTGAGAATTATTTATGGAAAAATTTATACAGTTTGGGTAGTAACTTCAATATATGCATGAAATCTTTATACAGCAAAATGATTATTAATGAACTATTGATGCTTCAAATAATAAGTTGAAAATTTCGTACAAGTGAAGCATAATTGTTGTAACTTACATCAACCAATCATATGCATAGATAAGCACCGAAACGGACAACAATTGGTAACGTAAACGGCATGTGCTACGTTATAAATAGACAAATGATATTTAacaaatattttcattaaatGATACTCCTCTATTTCTCTCCGCACACCAACCACCCGCTTGTACTAATGGAACGTGAAACCGTCCTTCGACACAGACCCGCGAACAAGCGAAAATCCCTCTCGCTTACGCAAACTTACTTTCAACAGTACTCGAGTCACTCGAGATGTTTCATTCTTTCCCTCCACTCGTACCGACCGTGAGCTTTCGTGTGGGGTTTTCCCATGCATCGATTGCTGTATGTACGATCGTTTGAGCTCCGTTATGGATTATGCAAAGAATGTCTGTCTTCAAGCCGTGTCTTCTGCTAAAAAGGGAAACCATTTTGGGAAACAAGTAGCGCAGCCAACACCAAACGATGCAGAATTCGTTGTCTTCCCTCGTTATCATTTCACAATTGATGTCCTGCCATGGGCAACACTCTGATTATTTCAGAACAATTTAAGAACTTGCACTGGGAGGGTAAAACAAGCATGGagaaaccctttttttttgcacttcgTTCTATGACGTTCTTTGAGTTTCGTGGGGTGTACCGTGGGCATTATTGCTTAAACCGCTTAAGGTCGCGCTTTTGCATTGTTTGTTACCTTGTTGTTACTTTTTCgcttggagtttttttttaatgtgttcgTCTTATGCAAACTACAATAAGTGGAGAGGTTGGGCATTACATGCGCATGCTATTGTTGGTTGCAATCTTTTACAGGGGGAGAAAGGGTACAACAACCTCAGCAAAGTTTGATCGTTTATTTTTAAGCTTTTTCCTGTGCTCCGTCTTCTGT encodes the following:
- the LOC1273930 gene encoding beta-alanine transporter; the encoded protein is MDTPDDSYDEIMAQAGNDGKFQRRYNLLFNFGAICFASMSYMSIILALNKPPHNCFVPGMEQYNITDANLWKNLTLPRETDNRGQLGYSKCQMYNITEQHLQRHYSEWSFASSDIIDCAYGYEYDRTYYDRTPITEYDWICDKGFRETNIFIYNRLGELFGTVIFGHLGDTLGRRPVFYLSILIITVGRLVSMFTAAYYVVFCIAAVVGSLTAHSIFQAPLIIAMEISKSERRGHISMMQCIGWTTGLCILPMVFWATKDWFWALLIVTMPIVLFMFIPSYTIESPRWLATRGNYREAMVQFRKIATINGIRELAFDERVLEKRLANHRTDKVYGLASLFNGWRMAKNTMLVILCWTVCSVTYFTLVLLSSRMDGNPFLNFMYQGLIEVPAAFAGQRAADRFGRRATNAMALCCATAVCLVLVLIVRDPANEMAATVLTTFVKFCISITFFGVNLQSIEIYPTCLRQTGMAVGTIAATIFGIVGPYVVHLGTEYDVRYPFLVMGLSSAVGILAALFLPETLHQSLPNTIEEAQKFGKNQRFWSLPKAPQVTREADSNTDKRHDGSDAKPEESIRLTVPVEAEEAVGRK